In a genomic window of Magnolia sinica isolate HGM2019 chromosome 16, MsV1, whole genome shotgun sequence:
- the LOC131229562 gene encoding putative UDP-rhamnose:rhamnosyltransferase 1 isoform X1, producing the protein MPDGMHVVMLPWLAFGHMIPFLQLSIALAKAGIRISFLTTQKNIPRLPKIPQHLTALINLVELPLPKVDGLPEGAEATVDILHGSDEYLKKAYDLSYPAFKKFITEESPDWIVHDLFPSWVGNVASEFNIPRVFFSICSATVNAFFRPVADGVKKKWPSPESLASPPEWFEFESSVAFSPHETAGVYRGLFSPDASGFSGMDGLVLSLQGCSALAVRSCNEFQGEYLGLLKKLLKRPVIPVGLLPPTPPEKRETTDPKWAKTLKWLDEQPNRSVVFVCFGSECKFKRDQVFEIALGLQLSNLPFLWALRTPIWATNDIDTLPPGFKSQIGSRGVVYMGWAAQLEILAHPSIGGSLFHSGWASVIETVQYGHALIVLPLANVQSLDARMLVDKGLAIKVEINNDGSFDRDAIARSLRLAMVEEEGERFRLKSIEMKAIVSDQTLHEHYMNEFINFLKSSKT; encoded by the coding sequence ATGCCTGATGGAATGCATGTGGTGATGCTTCCATGGCTGGCTTTTGGTCACATGATCCCATTCCTTCAACTCTCCATAGCCTTAGCCAAAGCTGGCATCCGAATCTCCTTCCTCACCACTCAAAAAAACATCCCAAGGCTACCCAAGATCCCACAACATCTAACGGCTCTGATCAATCTGGTGGAGCTTCCCTTGCCGAAGGTGGACGGCCTCCCTGAAGGCGCCGAGGCCACTGTCGATATTCTCCACGGGAGTGACGAGTACTTGAAGAAGGCCTACGATCTCTCCTACCCCGCCTTCAAGAAGTTCATTACCGAAGAATCGCCGGACTGGATAGTCCATGATCTCTTCCCCAGTTGGGTGGGCAATGTTGCAAGTGAATTCAACATCCCTCGTGTCTTCTTCTCTATTTGTTCAGCTACCGTAAATGCATTCTTTCGGCCGGTCGCAGACGGCGTAAAGAAAAAGTGGCCATCACCAGAGAGTCTGGCGTCCCCGCCTGAGTGGTTTGAATTCGAGTCGTCCGTTGCGTTTTCGCCCCATGAGACCGCTGGCGTCTACCGTGGGCTTTTCAGCCCAGATGCATCGGGCTTCTCAGGTATGGATGGTTTAGTGTTATCACTCCAAGGGTGCTCGGCATTGGCAGTTCGGAGTTGCAATGAGTTCCAAGGGGAGTACTTGGGCTTACTCAAGAAATTGCTCAAGAGACCGGTCATTCCAGTCGGATTACTTCCACCGACGCCACCAGAGAAGAGAGAAACGACCGACCCCAAGTGGGCAAAAACACTCAAATGGCTCGATGAACAACCCAACAGATCGGTGGTGTTCGTTTGCTTCGGGAGTGAGTGTAAATTTAAAAGAGATCAAGTGTTTGAGATTGCACTTGGGCTTCAACTCTCCAATTTGCCATTTCTATGGGCCCTCAGGACTCCCATATGGGCAACCAACGACATCGATACCCTTCCGCCGGGATTCAAGAGCCAGATCGGCAGTCGTGGGGTTGTCTATATGGGTTGGGCCGCTCAGTTGGAGATACTGGCCCACCCTTCTATCGGCGGATCCTTGTTTCACTCTGGGTGGGCGTCCGTCATCGAGACCGTCCAATATGGGCATGCGCTCATCGTATTGCCGCTTGCGAACGTCCAATCATTGGATGCGAGGATGTTGGTGGACAAGGGTCTGGCTATAAAAGTTGAGATAAACAACGATGGGTCCTTCGACAGGGATGCGATCGCTCGGTCGTTGAGGCTGGCCATGGTTGAAGAGGAAGGAGAAAGGTTTAGGCttaaatccatagaaatgaaggCCATTGTCAGTGATCAGACACTCCATGAACACTACATGAATGAATTTATCAACTTCCTCAAAAGCTCCAAGACATAA
- the LOC131229562 gene encoding UDP-glycosyltransferase 91C1-like isoform X2: MPDGMHVVMLPWLAFGHMIPFLQLSIALAKAGIRISFLTTQKNIPRLPKIPQHLTALINLVELPLPKVDGLPEGAEATVDILHGSDEYLKKAYDLSYPAFKKFITEESPDWIVHDLFPNGVKKKWPSPESLASPPEWFEFESSVAFSPHETAGVYRGLFSPDASGFSGMDGLVLSLQGCSALAVRSCNEFQGEYLGLLKKLLKRPVIPVGLLPPTPPEKRETTDPKWAKTLKWLDEQPNRSVVFVCFGSECKFKRDQVFEIALGLQLSNLPFLWALRTPIWATNDIDTLPPGFKSQIGSRGVVYMGWAAQLEILAHPSIGGSLFHSGWASVIETVQYGHALIVLPLANVQSLDARMLVDKGLAIKVEINNDGSFDRDAIARSLRLAMVEEEGERFRLKSIEMKAIVSDQTLHEHYMNEFINFLKSSKT; the protein is encoded by the exons ATGCCTGATGGAATGCATGTGGTGATGCTTCCATGGCTGGCTTTTGGTCACATGATCCCATTCCTTCAACTCTCCATAGCCTTAGCCAAAGCTGGCATCCGAATCTCCTTCCTCACCACTCAAAAAAACATCCCAAGGCTACCCAAGATCCCACAACATCTAACGGCTCTGATCAATCTGGTGGAGCTTCCCTTGCCGAAGGTGGACGGCCTCCCTGAAGGCGCCGAGGCCACTGTCGATATTCTCCACGGGAGTGACGAGTACTTGAAGAAGGCCTACGATCTCTCCTACCCCGCCTTCAAGAAGTTCATTACCGAAGAATCGCCGGACTGGATAGTCCATGATCTCTTCCCCA ACGGCGTAAAGAAAAAGTGGCCATCACCAGAGAGTCTGGCGTCCCCGCCTGAGTGGTTTGAATTCGAGTCGTCCGTTGCGTTTTCGCCCCATGAGACCGCTGGCGTCTACCGTGGGCTTTTCAGCCCAGATGCATCGGGCTTCTCAGGTATGGATGGTTTAGTGTTATCACTCCAAGGGTGCTCGGCATTGGCAGTTCGGAGTTGCAATGAGTTCCAAGGGGAGTACTTGGGCTTACTCAAGAAATTGCTCAAGAGACCGGTCATTCCAGTCGGATTACTTCCACCGACGCCACCAGAGAAGAGAGAAACGACCGACCCCAAGTGGGCAAAAACACTCAAATGGCTCGATGAACAACCCAACAGATCGGTGGTGTTCGTTTGCTTCGGGAGTGAGTGTAAATTTAAAAGAGATCAAGTGTTTGAGATTGCACTTGGGCTTCAACTCTCCAATTTGCCATTTCTATGGGCCCTCAGGACTCCCATATGGGCAACCAACGACATCGATACCCTTCCGCCGGGATTCAAGAGCCAGATCGGCAGTCGTGGGGTTGTCTATATGGGTTGGGCCGCTCAGTTGGAGATACTGGCCCACCCTTCTATCGGCGGATCCTTGTTTCACTCTGGGTGGGCGTCCGTCATCGAGACCGTCCAATATGGGCATGCGCTCATCGTATTGCCGCTTGCGAACGTCCAATCATTGGATGCGAGGATGTTGGTGGACAAGGGTCTGGCTATAAAAGTTGAGATAAACAACGATGGGTCCTTCGACAGGGATGCGATCGCTCGGTCGTTGAGGCTGGCCATGGTTGAAGAGGAAGGAGAAAGGTTTAGGCttaaatccatagaaatgaaggCCATTGTCAGTGATCAGACACTCCATGAACACTACATGAATGAATTTATCAACTTCCTCAAAAGCTCCAAGACATAA